From the Primulina huaijiensis isolate GDHJ02 unplaced genomic scaffold, ASM1229523v2 scaffold24365, whole genome shotgun sequence genome, the window CGGACAGGGCAGTCCAATTCGAATCAGAAGGATCGGCCTCACAGGACAGCTCAGCAGAACGAACTGCACCCTCAGCCTCGGTGATTTTATCAAAGATGTTACCAAAAACATCCCGATTCCACCACTTGAGGTGATTCTTAAGACGCTTCAACTTGACAAAAAGACGCGACATACCGATTAGACTGCAAGGCAAATTCCAATTGAGTCTAACAGTCTGCAAAAAACCATGATGCCGAAGCCACATACGCTGGAAGCGAAACGAGCTCGGCCCACGGGCAAAAACCGGAGCGGTAACAAAAAGCGGACAGTGGTCAGAAACAGTACGGGGAAGATGTTCAACTCTAATGGAGCTGAAATGATCACCCCAATCAACGGAAACCATAACCCTATCCAACCTCTTCCAAATGGTCTTATTCGTCCAAGTAAACGAAGACCCCTCAAAGCCAGCATCAATCAAACCAGAATCCATAATAAAAGTGTTGAACTCCTCCATGGGTAGCAACCTACCACCACGGGTGCCCAAACACTCAGACGCATCTCGAACAACATTGAAATCCCCACCAACCAGCCAAGGACCCAAAATAGGCTTGACATGAAGCAGGGAAGACCAGAGATCCCGACGCTCAATATAATCACATCTGGCATACacaaaagaacaaaaaacaGATGTGGGTAAAAAAGGAGCAGAAACCTTAATGTGAAGGAATTGAGCATGATCAAGTACGCACTCAGCCTGCACATCAGCAGCAAAAAACACCCAAATGTGACCAGAAAGATTCGAAATGACTCTAGAAAAACCAAGACGACGAGTCATGAATCTCTGATCTAGATCGATCATCGGTTCCAAAACAGTCAAAACCTTAATCTGTTTCTCCTTAACAAAAGCATGAAGCCTCTGTTGGGACTCCGAACTCCGGAGTCCCCGGATATTCCAAATTAGGAAATTCATGAGGAACGGGCAGCAGAAATGCCCGATCGCTTCCTGAGCGACCCAGGGGGGTCATCCCGCCCTCTCTTTTTCTTAACATCTGGCATATCTGAGTCCAGGACGCCGTCCTCAGACGCACGGCCATCACCCGGTTCAGAATGTCTATCAAAACCCTGGTCAAGATCCTCAACAAACCTTTCACAGACAACCCTTTCAGAAACAGGAGAACCCTGCCTATCAACCAACTGAGTAAACAAAGAAGACACATCAGCAGGGGACGGAGGGTCAGAAGGGATCGAATGACAACTATGATTTTCCAAACAAATCACGGGGGCAGAAAACACCGTGTCAATACC encodes:
- the LOC140967194 gene encoding uncharacterized protein gives rise to the protein MNFLIWNIRGLRSSESQQRLHAFVKEKQIKVLTVLEPMIDLDQRFMTRRLGFSRVISNLSGHIWVFFAADVQAECVLDHAQFLHIKVSAPFLPTSVFCSFVYARCDYIERRDLWSSLLHVKPILGPWLVGGDFNVVRDASECLGTRGGRLLPMEEFNTFIMDSGLIDAGFEGSSFTWTNKTIWKRLDRVMVSVDWGDHFSSIRVEHLPRTVSDHCPLFVTAPVFARGPSSFRFQRMWLRHHGFLQTVRLNWNLPCSLIGMSRLFVKLKRLKNHLKWWNRDVFGNIFDKITEAEGAVRSAELS